The genomic region CCGCCGAGTACGTGGCGCAGCGCGGGATCGCCGAGGCGGTGGGCGACCGCGCCGCGCCCGCCCTGGTGCAGCTCCTCGCCCGGGTCGCCCAGCGCTTCGGCCTCGCCGTCTCGGAGAAGGCGGCGGCGCAGCTCGTGCCGGTGCTCGGGGCGGCCGGCGGCGCCGCGGTCAACTCGCTCTTCATGGAGCACTACCAGGGCACCGCGCGCGCCCACTTCACCGTGCGGCGCCTCGAGCGCAGGTACGGCGCGGGCCCGGTGAAGAGCGCGTACGAGCGGCTCGGGTAGCGGCGGCGCGCCCGGCTCCGCCCGTCGAAGGCGTGGACGCGCCGGGGCGGCGGGCGTACGCATGGGGGGATGCCGCTCCCCTCCGCCCTGTACCGCCCCTCGCTCGCGCTCCTCACCGACTTCTACCAGCTCACCATGGCCTACGCGGCCTGGAAGGAGGGGCTGGCCGACACCGAGGCGGTGTTCACGATCTCCTTCCGGCGCCACCCGTACGGCGGCGGCTTCACCATCGCCGCCGGGCTCGAGCTGGCGGTGGACTACCTCGAGCACTTCCGCTTCGACGAGGAGGACCTCGCCTTCGTCGCCGCGCAGCGGGGGGCCGACGGCGCGCCGCTGTTCGAGGCCGGCTTCATCGACCACCTGCGCGGGCTGCGGCTCGAGGTGGACGTGGACGCGGTGCCGGAGGGGACGGCCGTCTTCCCGTACGAGCCGGTCGTGCGCGTGAAGGGGCCCATCATCCCCTGCATGCTGCTCGAGACGCCGCTCCTCGACCTCGTGAACTTCCAGACCCTCATCGCCACCAAGGCGGCCCGGGTCTGCCTCGCGGCGCGGGGCGAGCCGGTGGTGGAGTTCGGGCTGCGCCGCGCGCAGGGCGTGGACGGCGCGCTGGCGGCGAGCCGCGCCGCCTACCTGGGCGGCTGCGCCGGGACCTCCAACGTTCTCGCAGGCCGGCTCTTCGGGATCCCGGTGAAGGGCACCCACGCGCACAGCTGGGTGATGCTCTTCGACGACGAGCGGGAGGCCTTCGAGTCCTACGCGCGCGCCCTGCCGGCGAACTGCCTCTTCCTCGTGGACACCTACGACTCGCTCGAGGGCGTGCGCCACGCCGTCGAGGTGGGGAAGTGGCTCCGCGCGCAGGGGAAGGAGCTGCTCGGGATCCGGCTCGACTCGGGCGACCTCGCCTGGCTCTCCATCCAGGCCCGGCGGCTGCTCGACGAGGCGGGCTTCCAGAAGGCGACCGTCTTCGCCTCCAACGAGCTCGACGAGCTCATCATCGACAGCTTGAAGGAGCAGGGGGCGCGCATCGCGGCGTGGGGCGTCGGCACCCGGCTCGTCACCGGCCAGCCCGACGGCGCGCTCGGCGGCGTCTACAAGCTCACCGCGGTCCGCCGGCCGGGCGAGCCCTGGAAGTACCGCGTCAAGCTCTCCGAGCGCGTGCAGAAGACCACCATCCCGGGGCTCCTCCAGGTGAGGCGCTTCGTGCAGGACGGGGTGCTCGTGGCCGACGCCATCTACGACGAGTGGAGCGGGCTGCCGTCGCCGGCCACCATCGTGGACCCGCTCGACCTCACCCGCCGCAAGACGCTCGACGGAGCGCTCGAGGGGGAGGACCTCCTCCGGCCGGTCTTCCGCGGCGGCGCGCTGGTCGGCCCGCGCCCCACGCTCGAGGAGGCCCGCGCGCGGGTGCGCCAGCAGCTCGCGCTGCTCCATCCGGGCGTGAAGCGGTTCGTGAACCCTCACCAGCTCCCGGTGGGGCTCGAGAAGGGGCTCTTCGAGCGGCGCACCGCGCTCGTCCTCGCCGCGCGCGGCGAGTCGTGACAGACTTTGACGCATGCGAAAGGAAGCCTTCTTCGGGATGAGCCGCGAGGACTCCCTCGACCTCCTCGCCGACGCCCGCGTGGTCCACCTCGCCACCACCACCCCGGTGCGCCAGCCGGTGCTGCGCGCCTCGAACGCGGTGGTGATGGAGGGCGCGGTCTTCTTCCACGGCTCGGGCGCCGGCGAGAAGGGGACCACGGTGGGCATGCCGGCGGTGGTCTCGGCCGAGGAGGTGGTGGCGGAGATCCCGAGCTTCATGATCGACGCCCGGCGGGCCTGCGTCGCCACCACGCTCTACCGGAGCGTGCAGGCCCACGGCCACCTCGAGCAGGTGAAGGACCGGGCGGAGAAGGCGCGCATCCTCCGCGCCTTCATGGCCAAGTACCAGCCCGAGGGAGGCTTCGAGCCGCTCGAGGCCGAGAGCCCGCTCTACGGGGCGGCGCTCGACGAGATGCTCGTGCTGCGGATGCCGATCGAGCACCTCGACGGCAAGGCCAAGCTCGGCCAGAACCGCGAGCCGGAGGAGCTGGCGCGGATGATGGAGAAGCTCTGGGAGCGGGGGCTGCCGGGCGATCCACGCGCCATCGAGGTGATCCGGTCCGCCAACCCCGGCGCGCCGGTGCCGGCGTTCCTCGACTGGGCGGGAGGCCTGCCGCTCACCTGCGCGCTCGGCACCGCTCCGGCCGACCTCGCCCAGGCCGTGAAGCTCCTCGAGGGCGAGTACTGGCTCGCCGGGCTGCGGCCGGAGAGCATCGCGCGGGCCCACGAGCTCTCGCAGGCCTGGGTCGGCGCCCGCGACGACGGGCTCGTCATCGCGAGCGCGCGCGCGGTGAGCGACGGCAAGACCGCCTGGATCTACGACGTGGTGGTGGACCGGCCCTGGCGCGGCCGCGGCCTGGGAACGGCGCTCATGCGTCTCCTGCTCGACCACCCCGCCGTGCGCAGCGCCGCGGCGGTGCGGCTCGCCACCAAGGACGCGCAGCCGCTCTACGCCCGGCTCGGCTTCAAGGACGTGAGCGCCTGGAAGCGAACGTTCGCGTCGAGCGAGATGGTGCTGGAGCGGGCGGGTCGATGAAGCACCGGTCGCCGTTCTCACCCCGGGTGTGAACCCGATCCAGGGGCCTCGCGGACCCGCTCTTCGGCGGTCGATCGACTCCGCGGTCGACCGCCGAAGAGCGTTGACCCGCGCCATCCCGGCGCGCGCGCGGGCGCGCCCAGGGCGGCGGCGGGGCCCGCGTCCAGTCCAGGGTCCCGGCCCGGCCCGCGGCTGGCATGGCGGGTGCTCCTCCGCCCGGCTCTCCGAGATCGTGGCGAGCTCTCCGGGCAGTCGGAGGAGCTCGCGGCCATGGTGGGCGAGGGCCTGGCGCTCGATCCGAGGGACGTGATCCCGCTCGAGGACGACCCCTTCGCGAAGGAGTCCTGACCTCCGCGGAGGGTCCCGCCTGGGGACTGAAATAAGGCCTCCGCCCGGACGTAGGATCGTCCGAACGGAGGCCTCTCCATGACCACCTGTCCCTACTGCAAGACCGGCAACCACCCCCAGGCCGTCAAGTGCGCCGCGTGCGGCAGCTGGATCGGCGCGCACACCCCGGCCCGCGAGTGGGAGCGGGCCCGTGAGGGCAAGATGATCGCCGGGGTCTGCCGCGGCCTCGCGAACCGCTTCGACCTCCCGGTGGCGGCGCTCCGCGTGGCCTTCCTGCTGACGCTCCTCTTCGGCGCCGGCATCGGCCTCCTCGTCTACATCGCGTTCTGGATCGCGATGCCGCTCGAGCCCGAGCCGGCCGCGCTCCCCACGCAGCCGATCGTCACGCCCCCTCCCGCCCCCGGCACCCAGATCCAGTCGCCACCGAGCGCGTGAGCGGAGGCAGCGGGCCCTGGGCCGCCCCTCCCCAGCCCTCCCCGCCCGAGCGGGGAGGGAGCGCCGCGCGGCGCGCTCTTCGACGCATCCGACCCGGCGTCCCTCTTCCCCTCTCCCGCGGAGCGGGGGAGGGACAGGGAGGGGCGCTCACCGCTGCTGCGCCGACCAGGACCTCCCGTACTCGCCGCCCGGCGCGCCGCCGTGGGTGTGCACGTAAAAGAGGAAGGCCCCCGAGAGCGCCAGGTAGAGCGCGCAGGTGGCGACGAGGAGCCTCCGGCCGAGCGCGTGCCAGAGCGCGAGCCGGGCGAACCAGAGGTAGGTGAGCGGGAACGCGACGAGGAGGTAGTGCGGCCGGAACTTGATGCCGGCGAGGGTGATGGCGAGCCCCATCACCACGAAGGCGCCGTTCTGCGCGAGCGACGAGGTGGAGGCGGAGAGGAGCCGCCCCCGCAGGCTCGCCCCGCGCAGGAGCCCGCGCGCGCCGAGGAGGAGCGCCGCCACCGCCACGGTGAGGAGCGCCGCCTGCGCCGCGGCCGCGCCGTAGGTGGGCCACCCGAGCAGCCGCGGCCCGGCGAGGAAGCGCAGGTAGTCGCCCCGCAGCGTGTAGCGGAGCTGCAGGCCGCCGAGGTCGAGGAGCCAGTCGCGCCAGAAGCCGAGCTCCTGCGCGTTGGCGAGCTGGCGCGCCGGCGCGCCGCCCGGCGCGAGCAGGGCCGCGCGGGCCCAGGGCACGAGCGGCAGCGCGCCCAGGACCGAGCCCGCGAGCCACGCGCCCCACCGGACCGGCCGCTTCTCCTCGGCGCGGCGGCCGCGGTCGAGGAGCGCCGTCCAGAGCGCGATCCCGCCCGCGAAGAAGAAGCCGCTCATGTGGATCTGGCCCAGGCAGGCGCCGAGGAGCCCCCACAGGAAGGCGCCCGCCAGCGTGCGCCGCCAGGCGAAGGCGGCCAGGAAGGCGAGGGTGGGCAGGGGCAGCACCGACTGCGCCCAGATCTTGCGCTGGAGCAGCACCGCGCCCGGGTTGAGCGCGCCGAGCGTCGCCGCCCAGGCCCAGCCCTCCTGCTCCTCGCGCCGCCGGGTCAGGGCGAAGGCGAGGAGCCCCACGAGAGCGGCGGCGTCGAGGACCATCACGGCGCGCCCGAGGTCCACCGGCGTGCGCACGTGGAAGAGCCGGTGGAGCGCGCCGAAGACCCAGACGCTCATGCCCGGGTTGCGCGTGCCGACGCCGGAGCCGAGCCCCACCCACGGGAGCGGGCCGCCGTGGGCGAGGTCGGAGGCGAGCGCGTACATCGCCTGCTCGTCGCCCTTCCACTCCATGTCCTGCGGCCAGGCGAGCCGGAGCGCCGCGCCGGCCAGCACCGCGGCGGTCGCGAAGGGCAGGAGCCAGCGGGGAGCGGGAGAGGCGGCGGCCATGGGCGGGGGAGCCTACCACCGAGCGGGCCGGGGACCTCGAATTCGCCCCGGGCCGGGCGGGGCCCGGCTCACCCCCGCCGCGCCGGGCCCACGATCCCGGTCGGCGAGAGCGAGAGCGCCTCGCCCTTCACCCGCCCGAGGAGCCGGAGCAGCCCGTCGAGCAGCGTGATCGGGTGCGGCGGGCAGCCCGGGATGAACAGGTCCACCGGCACGCCCGGGAGCGCCTCGGCGGCGCCGCCCGCGACCGAGCCGCCCTGGAACGGCCCGCCGGAGATGGCGCAGGCGCCGACCGCCACCAGGATCTTCGGCGACGGGGTCGCCTCCCAGGTCCGGCGCAGCGCCTCGCGCATGTGATCCGACACCGGCCCGGTCACCACCACCCCGTCGGCGTGGCGCGGCGAGGCGACGAACTGGACGCCGAAGCGGGAGAAGTCGAACTGGACGTTGCCGGTGGCGTTGAGCTCCGCCTCGCAGGCGTTGCAGCCGCCCGCCGAGACCTGCCGCAGCCGCAGCGAGCGGCCGAGGAGCCCGCGGAGCTCGGCCCCGAGGGCCTCGGCGAGGAGCGGCCGGTCGCCGGAGACGACCAGCGCCTCGCGGTCGCGGGCCGCGAGCCGGTAGTCGCGGGTGAACCGCACCGCGCCGGTGGGGCAGGCCTCCTCGCAGCCGGGGCAGAAGGTGCAGCGCCCGAGGTCGAGCGCCATGCCGGCCTCGCCGGGGCGGAGCACCGCGTCCACCGGGCAGGCGTCGGCGCAGGCGCGGCAGCCGGCCTCGCAGCGGTCCGGGTCGAGCGCCGGCCGGCCGCGGAACCGCTCCGGGAAGCGGGCCGGGCCCTCCGGGTAGGCGACCGTCTGCCGGCCGAGCCGGGCGCGCAGGCGCAGCAGATCGATCACAGGTCGTGCCCCGCGTAGGAGAGGTTGAAGCTCTTGTTGCAGAGCGGGAAGTCGGAGATCTGCTCGCCGCGGAGCGCCAGCGCGAGCCCGGCCCAGTCGTGGAACGACGGGTCCACCACGGCGTAGCGGGCGAAGCGGCCGCCCTCGCCGGCGGTGACCACGTGGGCGAGCTCGCCGCGCCAGCCCTCCACGAGCGCCACCGCGAGGTGGCCCGGCGCGGGCGGCGGGCAGGTGACGCGCGCCGGTCCCTCCGGGAGGAGCTGCAGGGTGCGGTCCACGAACTGGGCGCTCCGCTCGGCCTCCAGCAGCCGCACCAGCGCCCGGGCGTAGACGTCGCCCGAGTCGGCGCTCGCCACCGGCGGCCGGTCCTGCCGGTAGTGGCCGGCCGGGTGGTCGCGGCGCACGTCGCGGCCGGCGCCGCAGGCCCGCGCGCAGGGGCCGACCAGCCCGAGCTCGTCGCAGAGCGCCCGCGTGAGCGCCCCGGTGCCGTCGGTCCGGTTGCGCGCCGAGGGCGAGCGGAAGAGGAGGCCCGCCGCCTCGCGCACCTTGGCGAAGGCGCCGGAGAGCCGGTCGGCGAGCCGCGCCGTCTCCGCCGGGTCGAGGTCGAAGCGGACGCCGCCCGGGGCGAGGAGCCCCTTGCCGAAGCGGTTGCCGCAGAGCTCGGCGAGCGCGTTCAGGAACTCGGCGCGGAGCGCGCCCAGGTAGGAGGCCGAGGGGAGGAAGCCGACGTCGCCGGCGATGGCGCCGAGGTCGCCGACGTGGTTCGCGAGCCGCTCGAGCTCGAGCCCGACCGCCCGGAGCGCCTGCGCGCGCGGCGGGGCCTCGATGCCGGCGAGCGCCTCGACCGCGCTCACGTGCGCGAGGGCGTGGCCCACCGCGGTGTCCCCGGCGATCGACTCGGCGAGGGCGAGCGCCCGCGGCCCGCGCGCCGCCTCGAGGAGCCGCTCCACCTCGCGCCGCTGGTACCCGAGCTGGATCTCGAGGTGGAACACGTGCTCGCCGTGGCACTGGAACCGGAAGTGGCCGGGCTCGATGATCCCGGCGTGGACCGGGCCCACCGCCACCTCGTGCAGCTCCGGCCCCTGCATGGCCCAGCGCGGGGCGCCGTCCGCGAGCGCGCCGCGGACCGGCTTCATCCAGGGGTGCCCCTCGGGCCGCACCCCGTGCTCCTCGAAGAGGGCCCGCTCGAACCGCTCCACCTGCGGGAAGTCGCGGGCGAGCGACGGGAGCGCGTCGCCGGGGAGCGTGGCGGCGAGGCCGAGCCGGCCGGCGGCGTCGTCGGCGAGGAGCGCCGTGAGCCGGACCTGGCCGCCGGCGTCGCGCTCGCCCACGTAGGCCGCGAGCCGGCCGCCCGCCTCGAGGGTCTCGCCGAGGAGCAGCTGGAACCCGGCCGGCGGCAGCACCGGGATCTCGGAGAGCGGCACCACCGCGCCGTTGCGGACCGGGAGGAGGCGGTCGCTCACGGCCGGCCCCCCACGGTGGCGGAGGCGGCGGCGAAGAGGTCCCGCAAGGACGGCGGGAGCCAGAGCCCGAGCACGAGCGAGGCGGCGAGGAGCGCCAGCGGCGGCGCGGCGTTCCCCCAGCCGTCGGCCTGGCCCGGCCGCTCCGGGCAGCCCTCCGGGTCGCCCTGCACCACGCCGAGGACGATGGACCCCATGCCGACGAAGATCACGGCGGTGAAGGCGAGGAAGAGCGCGCCGGCCACGGCGTGGCCGGAGCCGAAGGCGCCCTGCAGGATGGCGAGCTCGCTGAAGAAGGGGCCGAACGGCGGCGCGCCGGTGACGGCGAAGAAGCCGGCCAGGAAGAGCGGCCCGGAGAGCGGCAGCCGGCGCAGCGCGCCGCGCACCTCGTCCACCCGCTTCGTGCCGTAGGAGCGGTGGATGGAGCCGGCGGCGAGGAAGAGCACGCCCTTCACGAGGCCGTTGTTGAGCGCGTGGAAGAACGCGCCCGCCCCGGCCGCGCCGCCCACGCCGAGCCCCACGGCGAGGATGCCCATGTGCTCCACCGAGGAGTAGGCCAGCATCCGCTTGTAGTCGCGCTGCCCCACGATGAAGACGCACGCCAGCGCCATCGAGAGCAGCCCCATCACGAGCAGCGCCTGCCGCGAGAAGTCCCCCTCGCCGGCCGCGCCGCAGACCTGGAGCACGCGCGCCAGCGCCAGGAAGGCGGCGCTGGTGACGCCGCCGGAGAGGAGCGCGCCGAGGAGGCCCGGGGCCTCGCCGTAGGCGTCGGGCTTCCAGGAGTGGAGCGGGGCGAGCCCCATCTTCGTGCCGTAGCCGACGAGCAGGAAGACGAAGGCGGCGCGCACCCAGGGGCGCGAGAGGGCCGGGCCGGCGGCGACCAGCTCCCGCAGCACCAGCGAGCGGGGGCCGCCGGGCGCGGCGCTCGCGAGCGCGAGGAAGAAGGTGCCGAGGAGCGCCAGCGCCACGCCGAGCGAGCAGACGAGGAGGTACTTCCAGGCGGCCTCGAGCGAGCGGGCGTCGCGGTCGAAGTAGATGAGCGGCGCCGTGGTGAGGGTGGTCACCTCGATGGCCACCCAGAGGAGCCCGAGGTGCTGCGAGAGCGCCACCACCGAGAGCGCCGCCAGCAGCACCAGGAGGCCGCCCACGAAGACCCGGTTCTCCCGGTCCTCGCGCAGGCGCAGGTAGCGCTGGGCGTAGGCGGCCGAGGCGAGGAACAGGGCCGAGACGGTGGCGAGCACCACCTTGCCGGGCGCGTCGAGCTCGAGCCAGCCCGGGATCGCCTCGCCGGGATCCGCGAAGAGCCAGGCGACGCCGGCCGCGTGCCCCACCGCCCCCGCGAGCAGCAGCAGCGGCCGCGCCCGGCGCGAGGGGAGCGCGAAGGCGAGGGCGCCGAGGAGCAGCGGGAAGAGGACGACGAGGAGCATCGCGCTCAGTCTCGCAGGGCCGAGAGCTTCTCGGTGTCCATCGAGGAGAATGTCCGGTGGATGTGGAAGATGACGATGCCCATCACGAACACCGCCGCGAAGAGGTCGAGGAGCACGCCCGCCTCGACCATCCAGGGCATGAAGTCGCTGAGGAGCAGGCCGAAGACGAAGACGCCGTTCTCGAGCACCAGGAACCCGAGCACCTGCGAGACCGCCTTCTTCCGGCTCACCACCAGCAGCATCCCGGTCCAGACGGTGGAGAGCGAGGTGGCGACGAGGTAGGGGTGGCGCTCCGGCGTGGGGAGCGGGAGGGTGGCGGAGAAGGCGAAGGCCAGCATCACGCCGAGCCCGCCGAGCACGAGCGACGGCACGTACCCGACCACCGGCTCCACCTCGCGCGACACCGAGGCCTCGCGCATGGCCCAGCCGAGCATCCAGGGGATGGCGATCCCCTTCACGAGGAGCGCGCCCAGCGAGAGCGCGAGCACATGGAGGACGTGCAGCTCCTGCGGCGCGAGGAGGAGCGGCAAGAGCGCCAGCAGCGCCCCCTGCGCCGCCACCGCGCGGATGGCCGCCTTGAGCCGCGACGAGGCGAGCACGAAGAAGTCGATCATCACCACCAGGATGAAGACCGTCTCGGCGATGGTGGCCAGGCGGAGCGCGCTCATCGGACCAGGAGGACGAAGGCGAAGAGGGAGAGGACGCCGGCGCCGACGAGGAGCTGCGGCACCCGGGCGAGCCGCAGGCGGGCCATGGTGGACTCGACGAGCCCGACCGCGATGGCGAAGAGCGCGAGCCCGACGAGGAGCGACAGGCTGCCCCCGAGGAGCCCCTGGCCGCCGCCGCCGAGCAGCAGCCGCGCGAGGAGCGCGCCGAAGACGTAGAGCTTCACCGCCGCGCCGTAGAGCACGAGCGCGAGGTCCGGGCCGGAGTGGTCGAGCACCATGACCTCGTGGATCATGGTGAGCTCGAGGTGGGTGGTGGGGTCGTCCACCGGGATGCGCGAGTTCTCGGCGAGCGCCACCACGAAGAGGGCCACCGCGCAGAGGAGGAGCGCCGGGGCCCAGAGCGCCCAGGCCGGCCCGAGCGCCGGGCCGAGCATCGCCGACAGCGAGAGCTCGCCGGTGGCGCGCGAGAGCGTGAGCAGGCAGAGGAAGAGCGCCGGCTCGGCCAGGCTCGCGAAGGTCACCTCGCGGGCGGCGCCCATGCCCTCGAAGGCGGAGCCGGTGTCGAGGGCCGAGAGCACGGTGCAGAACCGGCCGGCGGCGAGGAGCCCGGCCAGCAGGAACAGGTCCCCGCGGAACGCGAGGAGGGCGGGCGACCCCGGGCCGGGGACGAGCAGCCCGGCGGCGAGCGCCCCGGCGGCGGCCACCACCGGGCCGAGGTGGAACGCGGCGCCGGCGGTGGTGCTCTTCACCTCGCCCTTGCGGCAGAGCCGCGCCAGGTCGGAGTAGAGCTGCAGGAGCGGCGGCCCCTTCCGGCCGGCCACGCGGGCCTTCACGCGGGAGACGATGCCGGGGAGGAGCGGGGGCACGACGGCGAGCAGCGCGAGCTGCAGCCCGGCGCGGGCGAGGTCGTGGCTCACGGCCGGCTCCGGAGGGCGAGGATCGCGACCAGCACCACCAGCGTGACGAGCGTGTAGAGGAGCTGCAGGTTGAGCTTGC from Anaeromyxobacter paludicola harbors:
- a CDS encoding nicotinate phosphoribosyltransferase, with amino-acid sequence MPLPSALYRPSLALLTDFYQLTMAYAAWKEGLADTEAVFTISFRRHPYGGGFTIAAGLELAVDYLEHFRFDEEDLAFVAAQRGADGAPLFEAGFIDHLRGLRLEVDVDAVPEGTAVFPYEPVVRVKGPIIPCMLLETPLLDLVNFQTLIATKAARVCLAARGEPVVEFGLRRAQGVDGALAASRAAYLGGCAGTSNVLAGRLFGIPVKGTHAHSWVMLFDDEREAFESYARALPANCLFLVDTYDSLEGVRHAVEVGKWLRAQGKELLGIRLDSGDLAWLSIQARRLLDEAGFQKATVFASNELDELIIDSLKEQGARIAAWGVGTRLVTGQPDGALGGVYKLTAVRRPGEPWKYRVKLSERVQKTTIPGLLQVRRFVQDGVLVADAIYDEWSGLPSPATIVDPLDLTRRKTLDGALEGEDLLRPVFRGGALVGPRPTLEEARARVRQQLALLHPGVKRFVNPHQLPVGLEKGLFERRTALVLAARGES
- a CDS encoding GNAT family N-acetyltransferase translates to MRKEAFFGMSREDSLDLLADARVVHLATTTPVRQPVLRASNAVVMEGAVFFHGSGAGEKGTTVGMPAVVSAEEVVAEIPSFMIDARRACVATTLYRSVQAHGHLEQVKDRAEKARILRAFMAKYQPEGGFEPLEAESPLYGAALDEMLVLRMPIEHLDGKAKLGQNREPEELARMMEKLWERGLPGDPRAIEVIRSANPGAPVPAFLDWAGGLPLTCALGTAPADLAQAVKLLEGEYWLAGLRPESIARAHELSQAWVGARDDGLVIASARAVSDGKTAWIYDVVVDRPWRGRGLGTALMRLLLDHPAVRSAAAVRLATKDAQPLYARLGFKDVSAWKRTFASSEMVLERAGR
- a CDS encoding PspC domain-containing protein, which translates into the protein MTTCPYCKTGNHPQAVKCAACGSWIGAHTPAREWERAREGKMIAGVCRGLANRFDLPVAALRVAFLLTLLFGAGIGLLVYIAFWIAMPLEPEPAALPTQPIVTPPPAPGTQIQSPPSA
- a CDS encoding NADH-quinone oxidoreductase subunit B family protein, whose product is MIDLLRLRARLGRQTVAYPEGPARFPERFRGRPALDPDRCEAGCRACADACPVDAVLRPGEAGMALDLGRCTFCPGCEEACPTGAVRFTRDYRLAARDREALVVSGDRPLLAEALGAELRGLLGRSLRLRQVSAGGCNACEAELNATGNVQFDFSRFGVQFVASPRHADGVVVTGPVSDHMREALRRTWEATPSPKILVAVGACAISGGPFQGGSVAGGAAEALPGVPVDLFIPGCPPHPITLLDGLLRLLGRVKGEALSLSPTGIVGPARRG
- a CDS encoding hydrogenase large subunit, coding for MSDRLLPVRNGAVVPLSEIPVLPPAGFQLLLGETLEAGGRLAAYVGERDAGGQVRLTALLADDAAGRLGLAATLPGDALPSLARDFPQVERFERALFEEHGVRPEGHPWMKPVRGALADGAPRWAMQGPELHEVAVGPVHAGIIEPGHFRFQCHGEHVFHLEIQLGYQRREVERLLEAARGPRALALAESIAGDTAVGHALAHVSAVEALAGIEAPPRAQALRAVGLELERLANHVGDLGAIAGDVGFLPSASYLGALRAEFLNALAELCGNRFGKGLLAPGGVRFDLDPAETARLADRLSGAFAKVREAAGLLFRSPSARNRTDGTGALTRALCDELGLVGPCARACGAGRDVRRDHPAGHYRQDRPPVASADSGDVYARALVRLLEAERSAQFVDRTLQLLPEGPARVTCPPPAPGHLAVALVEGWRGELAHVVTAGEGGRFARYAVVDPSFHDWAGLALALRGEQISDFPLCNKSFNLSYAGHDL
- a CDS encoding proton-conducting transporter transmembrane domain-containing protein — protein: MLLVVLFPLLLGALAFALPSRRARPLLLLAGAVGHAAGVAWLFADPGEAIPGWLELDAPGKVVLATVSALFLASAAYAQRYLRLREDRENRVFVGGLLVLLAALSVVALSQHLGLLWVAIEVTTLTTAPLIYFDRDARSLEAAWKYLLVCSLGVALALLGTFFLALASAAPGGPRSLVLRELVAAGPALSRPWVRAAFVFLLVGYGTKMGLAPLHSWKPDAYGEAPGLLGALLSGGVTSAAFLALARVLQVCGAAGEGDFSRQALLVMGLLSMALACVFIVGQRDYKRMLAYSSVEHMGILAVGLGVGGAAGAGAFFHALNNGLVKGVLFLAAGSIHRSYGTKRVDEVRGALRRLPLSGPLFLAGFFAVTGAPPFGPFFSELAILQGAFGSGHAVAGALFLAFTAVIFVGMGSIVLGVVQGDPEGCPERPGQADGWGNAAPPLALLAASLVLGLWLPPSLRDLFAAASATVGGRP
- a CDS encoding NADH-quinone oxidoreductase subunit K produces the protein MSALRLATIAETVFILVVMIDFFVLASSRLKAAIRAVAAQGALLALLPLLLAPQELHVLHVLALSLGALLVKGIAIPWMLGWAMREASVSREVEPVVGYVPSLVLGGLGVMLAFAFSATLPLPTPERHPYLVATSLSTVWTGMLLVVSRKKAVSQVLGFLVLENGVFVFGLLLSDFMPWMVEAGVLLDLFAAVFVMGIVIFHIHRTFSSMDTEKLSALRD
- a CDS encoding respiratory chain complex I subunit 1 family protein; this encodes MSHDLARAGLQLALLAVVPPLLPGIVSRVKARVAGRKGPPLLQLYSDLARLCRKGEVKSTTAGAAFHLGPVVAAAGALAAGLLVPGPGSPALLAFRGDLFLLAGLLAAGRFCTVLSALDTGSAFEGMGAAREVTFASLAEPALFLCLLTLSRATGELSLSAMLGPALGPAWALWAPALLLCAVALFVVALAENSRIPVDDPTTHLELTMIHEVMVLDHSGPDLALVLYGAAVKLYVFGALLARLLLGGGGQGLLGGSLSLLVGLALFAIAVGLVESTMARLRLARVPQLLVGAGVLSLFAFVLLVR